A section of the Humulus lupulus chromosome 2, drHumLupu1.1, whole genome shotgun sequence genome encodes:
- the LOC133819909 gene encoding protein transport protein SEC23 E produces the protein MSEMPNTDLEGIDGVRMTWNSWPRTKVEASKCVIPLAACISPIRPHPDIPSLPYTPLRCKTCASVLNPFARVDFTAKIWICPFCFQRNHFPPHYSMISDINLPGELYPQYTTVQYVLPESVNPTHSNLHDASSIPQSHQPPPVFLFVLDTCMIEEEMGFVKSSLLRAIGLLPDNALVGFVSFGTQVQVHELGFSDMSKVYVFRGNKEIPKEQVLEQLGLGIPGRRPVGAASAAGGYQPKAVQNGFSSSGIDRFLLPASDCEYTLNSVLEELQTDQWPVPPGSRASRCTGVALSVAAGLLGACSPGTGARIIALVGGPCTEGPGSIVSKDLSDPVRSHKDLDKDAAPYFKKAVKFYEGLGKQLVSQGHVLDVFASALDQVGVAEMKVAIEKTGGLVVLSESFGHSVFKDSFKRIFEGGEQSLGLCFNGTLQINCSKDIKIQGIIGPCTSLEKKGPSVADTAIGEGNTTEWKMCGLDKSTCLTVFFDLSSSDRSNTPGAVNPQLYLQFLTRYQNTDGQMMLRVTTVSRAWIDTAISSEELVQGFDQETAAVVMARKTSLKMETEESFDATRWLDRSLIRLCSKFGEYRKDDPSSFMLNPCFSLFPQFMFNLRRSQFVQVFNNSPDETAYFRMLLNRENITNAAVMIQPSLMSYSFNSPPRPVLLDVASIAADQILLLDSYFSVVIFHGMTIAQWRNLGYQNQPEHQAFAELLRAPHADSDVIIHERFPVPRLVVCDQHGSQARFLLAKLNPSATYNNANEMAAGSDVIFTDDVSLQVFFEHLQRLAVQS, from the exons ATGTCGGAAATGCCCAATACAGATCTCGAGGGCATCGACGGAGTACGCATGACCTGGAACTCATGGCCGCGAACCAAGGTCGAAGCCAGCAAGTGCGTGATCCCACTCGCCGCCTGCATCTCTCCGATCCGACCTCACCCTGACATTCCTTCTCTCCCTTACACCCCTCTCCGTTGCAAGACCTGCGCCTCCGTTCTCAACCCCTTTGCTCGTGTCGACTTCACCGCCAAGATCTGGATCTGCCCTTTTTGCTTCCAGCGCAACCATTTCCCTCCTCATTACTCCATGATCTCCGATATCAATCTCCCCGGCGAGCTTTACCCTCAGTACACCACCGTTCAGTATGTTCTTCCTGAATCCGTTAAccctactcattctaaccttcaCGATGCGTCTTCTATTCCCCAATCGCATCAGCCTCCCCCTGTTTTTCTATTCGTTTTGGATACCTGTATGATCGAGGAGGAGATGGGCTTTGTCAAATCTTCTCTTTTACGGGCAATTGGATTGTTGCCCGATAATGCCCTCGTCGGATTCGTCTCCTTTGGTACCCAGGTTCAGGTTCACGAACTGGGTTTCTCTGATATGTCTAAAGTTTATGTGTTTCGGGGCAACAAGGAGATTCCAAAGGAGCAGGTTTTGGAGCAATTGGGTCTTGGGATTCCCGGCAGGAGACCCGTCGGAGCTGCCTCCGCCGCCGGTGGGTATCAGCCGAAGGCTGTTCAAAACGGGTTCTCAAGTTCCGGTATTGACCGGTTCTTGTTGCCTGCTTCTGACTGCGAATACACCCTCAATTCG GTTTTGGAAGAGTTGCAAACAGATCAGTGGCCTGTACCGCCAGGTAGCAGGGCGTCGCGGTGTACGGGGGTGGCATTGAGTGTTGCAGCGGGATTGCTTGGAGCTTGTTCGCCTGGCACTGGAGCTCGCATTATAGCTTTGGTCGGAGGTCCATGCACGGAAGGGCCTGGATCG ATTGTATCAAAAGATCTGTCTGATCCAGTTCGCTCCCATAAAGATCTGGACAAGGATGCTGCACCATATTTTAAGAAAGCAGTCAAATTTTATGAAGGTCTTGGAAAGCAGTTAGTTAGCCAAGGTCATGTTTTAGATGTCTTTGCTTCTGCCCTTGATCAG GTTGGTGTTGCAGAAATGAAAGTTGCAATTGAAAAAACTGGCGGCCTTGTTGTTCTATCTGAAAGTTTTGGTCATTCTGTATTTAAAGATTCATTTAAACGCATTTTTGAAGGAGGAGAACAATCTCTTGGCCTTTGTTTCAA TGGTACACTCCAGATAAACTGTTCAAAGGACATCAAAATTCAGGGGATAATTGGTCCTTGCACTTCTTTAGAGAag AAAGGACCTTCTGTGGCTGATACCGCAATTGGTGAAGGAAATACAACCGAATGGAAGATGTGCGGTCTTGACAAGAGTACTTGCTTGACAGTGTTCTTTGATCTGTCATCAAGTGATCGGTCAAATACACCGGGAGCTGTAAATCCACAGTTGTATTTGCAATTTCTTACCAG GTATCAAAACACAGATGGTCAAATGATGCTTCGAGTTACTACTGTTTCTAGGGCATGGATAGATACTGCTATAAGCTCAGAG GAACTGGTACAAGGATTTGATCAAGAGACAGCTGCTGTAGTAATGGCTAGGAAGACATCCTTGAAGATGGAGACAGAG GAATCTTTTGATGCTACAAGATGGTTGGATAGGTCCTTAATTCGTCTCTGTTCCAAATTTGGCGAGTATCGAAAGGATGACCCATCCTCATTTATGCTAAATCCATGCTTTTCATTGTTTCCCCAGTTTATGTTTAATCTACGGCGGTCACAATTTGTGCAG GTGTTCAACAACAGTCCTGATGAGACTGCCTATTTCCGTATGTTACTCAATCGAGAGAATATTACCAATGCTGCTGTCATGATTCAACCATCACTAATGTCATATTCATTCAATTCACCACCTAGACCCGTTTTGCTAGATGTGGCATCTATTGCTGCCGATCAAATTCTTTTGTTAGATTCATATTTTAGCGTTGTCATTTTCCATGGAATGACCATAGCTCAGTGGCGTAATTTGGGTTACCAGAATCAGCCAGAGCACCAG GCATTTGCAGAATTGTTGCGAGCTCCTCATGCTGATTCCGATGTGATCATCCATGAACGTTTTCCTGTCCCAAGATTGGTGGTATGCGATCAACATGGTTCCCAG